CGTCTCCCTGCTCAAGAGCTTCCAGCTTTGCCTTCTCCCGCGCGGCATCCCACCGCTTCCTTAGCATCGTCGCCGTCATCCGTTTACCGCTCCGGTTGATGATCAGGTAGCTCGAAACGTGCGCAGCGTTCCGCTCTGTGATCGCAGCGACCAGAATGCCCAGGCTGTTCGCCTCTCCGGCGGTCGTCATCTGAATGCGCAGCTTCTTGTGCGTCTTGTTCTGCTGAACAGTCAGATATCCGCCTTCAACATCATCCTTCCTCATAACCAGCACGTCTGCCGGCCTTTGCCCGGTCAGATAGGCCAGGTCCATCGCTTCCTTAAGCTCCTGAGCTGCCTTCTTGTATACCGCCTCCCAAACGACATCATTTGCGTAGTAGTCCCTCGGCGTTTCCTTGTTCTTGCGCACCCCCTGGCAGGGGTTTTCCTTTGTTGTGAGGCCCCACTCCCGGGCAATGTTGAAAATATGGGAGAGGGTAGCGATCTCGCGGTTGGCCCGGACCTTTGCCGATCGCGCGTCTCGGTAGCCAGCAATCGTTGCTGGCGTGATCGAGTCGATTGGGGCGCTATCGAACATCGGCCGAAGCTGCTTGATCTCCGCCAGGTTGTCCTTCTGCGTGCGCGGTGCTTTCTTCGGCACCACATCGCGAATGTACCGATCGAAGATTCCCTTCATGGTGCGCAGGTCGAGCGGTTTTTCCTTGGCTTCGAGTTCGGCCCACTTCAGTCTGGCCTTATCGAGATCCTTGCCCAGGGGGATGTCATTGCCGAGCAGGTCGCGGTAGTAATATGCGGTCCACGTACTACCGTTTTTGCGCTTTCGGGATCGCTTGTACATTCGAGGGGGCAGGTGCTGGTGCTCGGTCTTGCGGGGGCGCATATCAATTCACTCGCGAATAATCAGGTGTCCATACCGGTGCGGCCGGCGGCGGGTTCGGATCGGCGATGGTGGGGCTGATCATGCCCAGCTTCATGCGGGCGTACATCCGCCCCACCAGCGGGCGCTTACCGCGACTTTCGACAAACACCCACTGGCGATCAATCAGCCAGCGGCGCTGGTATGCGCGGGCCTTGTAGCCGGTGAGTTCGGCCAGCTCCTCGTCAGAGAGGATTTCGGTTTCCATGAGGTATTGCTCCATGCCGCGCGTGGCGGCAGAAGGTGGTGGGTATTGAGTGGTCGCACCTGGTCTACAGTTGGTGGACGCGCTACTTGACGTGGAGAAAATGGATGTTCAGCAGGTATCCCGAACAGAAGCAGAGCCGAAGGGTGATGGGAGCTCTTGGTGCTGCATTCCTAGCGTTGGGCTTGTTTCTGATTGCCATCGACGGAGTGGGTGGCGTTCTTTTCACCGTTATAGGGAGCGGTCTATTGCTGTTGGTGTTTCTTGCGAATGAAAAAACGTATGCGAGAGCAATGCGTGTTCTAGGCTGGTTCGACGGACTTTCGTGAGTCGATTTCCTCCCGCCCTACACCTGCAAGCTGTTGAGTTGGGGGAGGGGTTACATCGAAAACAGGCCAGGCGGCGATTCGGGGAACCAGAACCCCGAGATCCGCCAGACCCTGCAGCGCGATCGCGCATTCATCGCCAAAGGCAAACATTGCACTGCCAGCACCTGAGCGGCCCTTCTTGTGGCTGTTTTAATGGCCAGGCACGAAGGCAATTCGCCCTTTGATCAGTAGGGTCGCTGATGCACTGGCCATCGCTTCCTGAAACCACTCGGCATCCGTACGGCTGAACACCAG
The Pseudomonas fluorescens genome window above contains:
- a CDS encoding tyrosine-type recombinase/integrase yields the protein MRPRKTEHQHLPPRMYKRSRKRKNGSTWTAYYYRDLLGNDIPLGKDLDKARLKWAELEAKEKPLDLRTMKGIFDRYIRDVVPKKAPRTQKDNLAEIKQLRPMFDSAPIDSITPATIAGYRDARSAKVRANREIATLSHIFNIAREWGLTTKENPCQGVRKNKETPRDYYANDVVWEAVYKKAAQELKEAMDLAYLTGQRPADVLVMRKDDVEGGYLTVQQNKTHKKLRIQMTTAGEANSLGILVAAITERNAAHVSSYLIINRSGKRMTATMLRKRWDAAREKAKLEALEQGDELLAKRIGEFQFRDIRPKAASEISDVGDASLLLGHTKGDITERVYRRVGAIAKPSK
- a CDS encoding DUF4224 domain-containing protein; its protein translation is METEILSDEELAELTGYKARAYQRRWLIDRQWVFVESRGKRPLVGRMYARMKLGMISPTIADPNPPPAAPVWTPDYSRVN